One window of the Hippoglossus hippoglossus isolate fHipHip1 chromosome 9, fHipHip1.pri, whole genome shotgun sequence genome contains the following:
- the si:ch211-204d2.4 gene encoding pleckstrin homology domain-containing family A member 2, producing MPYVDRLNRVCGFLDIEEKENSCRFQRRYFILDTQGNALLWYMDNPQNLPSGASFVGSLKLTYISKVNEATAKQKPKTEFCFVINAVSRRYFLQGNDVTDMKDWVAALNKASKITVPKSGPAPPRSDVTTVIGDTQGGKRQQAYKTEIIGGVVVHTPIQNESEETEGRERKGNRLGVLRCGYCVKQGNVRKSWKRRFFTLDENTVSYFKSEVDKEPLRAIPLRDIQRVHECLVKSGDLLLRDNLFEIITSSRTFYIQTDSPDEMHSWIRDIELKIQEFRGPPKGFSFKRASSLYRSQNSSASRGHPSDLVRPSLVKSCSVAPGWQPWTPVPPCEPSIMDAEDEDSPFISVPNLPSLSSSSTSSSTSSSSNSLSAPCPSANPGPSISGLGILAASGDVASERRRHRSQPQSHTGCSFPFSLDDDGIRTTDV from the exons atgccGTACGTGGACCGGCTGAACCGTGTGTGTGGTTTCCTGGACATCGAGGAGAAGGAGAACAGCTGCCGCTTCCAGAGACGATACTTCATCCTCGACACGCAGGGAAATGCTCTGCTATGGTATATGGACAACCCTCAG aACCTGCCCAGCGGAGCCAGCTTTGTTGGCAGCCTGAAGCTAACCTACATCTCTAAG gTGAATGAAGCCACAGCGAAGCAAAAGCCCAAGACAGAGTTCTGTTTTG TCATTAATGCAGTTTCGCGGCGTTACTTCCTCCAAGGAAACGATGTGACTGACATGAAGGACTGGGTGGCTGCTCTCAACAAGGCCAGCAAGATCACT GTTCCTAAATCTGGCCCTGCACCTCCGAGGTCTGATGTGACGACAGTGATCGGCGACACTCAGGGAGGGAAGAGGCAGCAGGCCTACAAGACTGAGATCATCGGGGGGGTGGTGGTGCACACTCCCATCCAG AATGAGAGTGAAGAGACggaaggcagagagaggaagggcaACAGGCTGGGCGTGCTGAGATGTGGTTACTGTGTGAAACAGGGAAATGTG cGAAAAAGCTGGAAGAGGCGTTTTTTCACCCTGGATGAAAACACAGTCAGTTACTTCAAGTCTGAAGTG GATAAGGAGCCTCTCCGAGCCATTCCACTCAGGGACATCCAGAGGGTCCACGAATGTCTCGTCAAGTCTGG gGATCTCCTGCTGAGAGACAACCTGTTTGAAATCATCACCAGCTCCAGAACCTTCTACATTCAG ACAGACTCTCCAGATGAGATGCACAGTTGGATCAGGGACATTGAGTTGAAGATTCAGGAGTTCAGAGGTCCCCCGAAG GGGTTTTCATTCAAACGTGCCTCTTCTCTGTATCGGAGTCAAAACTCCTCTGCGTCTCGTGGTCATCCGAGTGATTTGGTCAGACCCTCCCTGGTCAAGTCCTGCTCTGTGGCGCCGGGCTGGCAGCCTTGGACCCCTGTCCCACCCTGTGAGCCCTCCATCATGGATGCCGAGGACGAGGACAGCCCTTTCATCTCCGTCCCAAACttgccctctctctcctcctcctccacctcttcttccacctcctcctcctccaactcccTCTCTGCCCCTTGCCCTAGCGCGAATCCCGGGCCTTCCATCAGCGGACTGGGGATCCTCGCGGCGTCAGGAGACGTGGCGAGCGAGCGTCGGAGGCACCGCTCTCAGCCTCAGTCTCACACCGGCTGCAGCTTCCCCTTCAGCCTTGATGACGACGGCATCCGCACCACAGACGTCTAG